The Sparus aurata chromosome 10, fSpaAur1.1, whole genome shotgun sequence genome includes the window GGGTGTGGTCCTCTGTGAGCGAGAACTTCtccagctcagcgtctttcttcttcagctcagtgatctcctggtTCAGCTTCTCCTGACACTCTTTGGCCAAACTAACATCCagttcctgctgggatctgatccgctgcttcacatcagagcgtctggtCTCCAccagacggatcagctgggtgaagatcttctcactgtgctccactgcttcaTCAGCAGAGCGATTGGTCGactccacctcctgctgaagCTCCTTCacgtctttctctctgtcctggattctctgctggacgTTCTGCCGACTTTGAGCgagctgcttctgcttctctgccctctctgtggcagctgacactgtgtcgtggcctttatggtCGTCCATTGAGCAGACGATGCAGATACACTTCTGATCAGTGCGGCAGaaaatcttcatcacctcatcgtgacgggagcagatgttctcctggagcttcttggacggctccaccagcttgtgtttctttaaagcgGCTGATTCAaagtgatgctgcaggtgttgctcacagtaagaggccacacactgcagacaggacttGGCAGCTCTCAGCTTCCTCCCAGTGCAgtcatcacaggccacatcttcagctccagcatagcagagatcagcaggagcagcttggagtccagtcttcttcagctcctccactaactCTGccaacatggtgtttttcagcagctcaggcctcggtgtgaagctcctcctgcactgagggcagctgtgggttTTCTCCTGATCCTCTTCACCCCACGTGTCTTTAATACACTTCATGCAGTAgttgtgtccacagggaataattaccggatccttcagtagatccagaCAGATCGAACAGCTGAATTTCAGCTCGTCCACTCGGTTTCCTTGGTGGGCCATCTCACCTCCGAACAACAGAGAGCGTCTGAAGAGTTTCACCTCCTCTCAGCCAGTAAAAGCATTGAGCAGGAAACAAACCCTCTTTTATGGCTTTTTGAATTGCAGCGATTTGTCTTGTCAGCTGTTGCACTTTGGAGCATGGTGAGATCACCAATCCCTGAATTGGCCGATCTGTGAGAGGAGGGAAATATACCATCAGGAAAGGAGCAGCTCGAACTTTGGCAACATTTATGACTCTTACCTTCATGTTTACAGTCAGGCTGAACTTTGGCAGCGTGTTCTGCACTCCTTTAACCTCGTCTTCATCCTGGAAATGAACGTGACATTGTCCTCAGCAGCTTTCAGTGTAGTCCAGAGTAACTCCAGAGCTGCTGTTGAGTCATTGGAGTCAAGACGTGGTTTTGGGCTCTTTTATACGATGAAGAAGTGCTAATGAGGCCATTTAATGAGCTCAGAATACTTTTATACTGATAGCTAAGTTTATGACAttgagactgtcaccttccctcgccactttttcattcagtcatcctctaaatgtgtaaatcataaTAATCTCGTCTTGATCTGCACATCTGACAATGGGGAAATATCTCAGCATCACCTTACAGTCTTACATGATAAAATACTGAAGCTAACCACCAGCCTGACTGATTAATGATTTGATCACTGAGCATAAACTGGACATGAttatgtgaaacatggctgaaacctttaaatgaagcctctcctcctgactaTAACTACGCCCATGTTGCTTGTCCTCTAAACAGGAGGGAGGTGTTGCTCTAATCTACAAATCTATTTTCAGTTTAAACTCCAACcaggatattaaatttacttcatttgaggctctggttttaaaaccaccctcatcaaatagtaacagccttgtccagggaacaggcttcacatggttgtactgtacagacctcTTACTCCCAGTTCCTAGAAGACTTCTgtgaatttattgcagatcttgtgactcgCTCAGATAAAATCCTAATTATTGGGGTTTTCAATATCCACTTGAATAAGCTCTCTGACCCTCTAGGGAAAGCTTTTTGgagacttcttgatatttccaacttttTTCAGATTGTCCATGAACCCACTCATTCCAGTAGTAACACTCTCGATCTGATAATTTCCTGTGGACTTGATGTGTCAGCCCTAAACGtcgcttctgtctcctctgctgtgtcagACCACtctctcattacatttgaagcatcGTTAGCCCGTCCCTTTATCAgtgacacaaatgttttcacttCTCGTCATATCAGCCCAGCAATCACAGCGACGCTCAGTGATAACGTGCCTGATGTCCTGGTCCTTCAGCGACTGTGACAAAACCTGTGGCAAGTCTCATGAGTTATCTGGACGGCAACACATCCTGATTCTACTCAGTTTAGATTCAATGATGACTAATTGGTTTTTCttgtgtgagtgaaggtccAGGAGTTGGTTTCCAACTGTGAGTGTGTCAAAGACTAGCAGACACCCAAGACACCATAAAACACTAAACCGGAGTCTGACATAcacgccaaatggtgggagatgcctaaaTGTTTATGTTTCCCGTAAAAGAAcagggaacccatttgggtcattttggggacaagacctaaaGTTGACAGCAGGCAAGTTAGATGagttatgggagatgagcagggagacaggtcaacCCCTCTTTTAATCTATTGGATGatttaccaaagtgaccaattagaagaagtgggcaTGCTGGAgaagggactctaaaaaggcccTCACAGGAAGAAAGGGGAGGGTGGCATTTGGTAGATCTCTGAAGATCGAAGGATAGATAGGAAATCTGAAAGGGGAAAGGGCGAAGCATTTTGGCACTGcttttgccatagatttgagaatacCAGAAAAGCGGCCGCTTTCTGGATCAGACGCTGGCATGAGATCTGTTTCGATAATGATTTTGCTATCATTCCACCGAGCCTTGCCTCTGCACAATTCTTTTATAAACAACTCCTACCCCGAAACTACACTCACAAAGTAAGTGAACTCGGTTCTTGTTTCGCTCCTCGATTCTGTGGCACCGGTCTCTACCAAGACAAGACGACTaaagaaatctactccctggtttaCTGATGAAACCCAagatctcaagcaggcctgcaggaaaatggaacgAGCATGGCGTAAATCTAAACCGGACGTTTTTTATCTTGCTTGGCGTGATAGTGTACTAAACTATAAGCGTGCTCTTAATACTGCTAGAACagcatatttctccagcctaataaacaataataagcacaatcctagatttctcttCAGCACTGCGGCTAAACTTACTCACAAACCACAGtcggtgagctgtgcaccctttaataaaatgatttcttagatttcttttgcaataaaattgatgagatcagaacCAAAATGAACTCATCATCTCTGACTTcctcatcaaagtttattataaaacatccttctgatgtttttctcagctattttgaaaatatctcccttgaGATACTATCTAAAAATTGTCTCATTCTCTAAACCAAATACTTGCGTTCTGGACCCCTTTCctgcaaaactgtttaaagaactacgtccagcactgggacctacaatgttaaatattgttaactcatcactcatgactggtgttgtcccttctagtATTTAGTCTGCTGTGGTTCAGCCTCTACTTGACCCAGGATCTCTAAATAACTATCGACCAGTATCCAatcttcccttcttctctaaagtcttagaaagagtcgtgtcccaacaactttcaggctacttacataataataatctcctgtaaccttttcagtcagctttcAGAGCTTCACTCCACCAAAACCGCTCTTgctaaagtggtaaatgacattttacttactttagactctaactcgacctcagtgctTCTGTTACTGGttctcagcgctgcatttgataccATAGATCATGACATATCTATCTGTCATATCTATCTGTCAGACCGACTTGAAAGTCAActtggcatctctggcctggctaaaatcgtacctgtccaaaagaacacaatgtgtttttttacaatAGTACTTCATCAATTgttactgctgtgaagtatggagttcccaGGGGCTCTTttctgggccctttgctcttctctttatatatttcacctctccaccaaataatttattgaatgaatacatttccactccTATGAggacgacactcagctgtatgtgcccacAACAGCTGATGACAAATCTCAAATCACGAAACTAGagacctgcctatatgcagtgaagaagtggatgtcagacaacttgctcctaaattcggaaaaaactgagatgctggtcattGCTCCCGCCAGACAGAGGCACCATGTTGATCAGGTGACTGTGACTCTCAACAACTGCATTTTTTCTCAAAGTTCAACTgtcaagaatctaggtgttacttctgattctacactctcttttgatcagcacattaacgaaattaccaagatcgccttctacGACCTGGacaatatagctaaaattaggttCTTCCTGTCCACCGCGGATGCAGAgttcctgattcatgcctttgtttcgtctaggctggattactgcaatgccttactttcaggtcttccacgtgagagcactaaaagtcttcagatggttcagaatgctgcagccagagtcttaatCAGATCATATTACACCCATTTTAGCATCTCTACACTGGCTCCCAATACATATAAGATCAGACTAtgaggtgctgctgatgacatacaaaactgtacacggcctcGCCCCGTcatacatgtcagatctcattacaccataaattccaactcgggcattacaCTCTCTggattcagggctcctgatggttcccaggataaAGAaggtcagctggctgcagggcttcttcctatcgggctcctttcttctggaataacctcccagctgacatcagacagtCTGGCTCTGTTGatgcctttaaatctaaactcaaaactcacttcttcaatttagcctttaattagcccttgagatcaactgtaagcttcttcagtgggttggtgtcagtctcaatgagttcttACAGTATCAGATTTACATTGTGCTGCTGAcaagaaacaatctgtttattctgatcaatatcgCATTTCTCAaacgtttgtttttgtttaatgttcccacaagctgcaagctccACACTtttctcctcatatctatatttctgtaaatcttgattcctctctctgtttgttactaattatcttgtgtgttctgccctcttccaggtcggCAGGGTTGACAGGAGGTCATGTGGCTCGGGCTCCAcctgtatcagactttctgttaatgtaacttgtaaactgtgatttgttgctattttctgtacacgcgacatctattgcatgtcaaTCTGTCCTAgaagagggatcctcctctgcggctcttcctgaggtttcttccatcgttttttcactctgttaaagtcttttttccatcaacatgtttttcctcacttgaatgtGGTTTCACAACCACACTGGAGGATTTCAACATCTTCTGCTTCATTCCAGCAGAGGCACCTGATTGGCCACCCCGTGATCCCCTCCAATGCTCATTGACTCGGGGTAATGTCAATCATTACGCTAAAACTCTTTACTGACACTGCAGGTTAAAACGGAAGCAAATCCGAAATTGTGTGACTAGACTGTTAAGAACTCGtgaaggcttttattttggaaaaaagacaaaggaagtGGCTTCGCAGCTGCGCTAATGAACTTGTGTAACTTCACCAGTCACAGACCTTTTCTCAACGTGATGCTCCCAGGTGCACCGAGTGAAGGTAAGAACAGAAATGTACAGGTTCTTTAGGACTGTCACAACAATGTTTTGCAAACTTCTGTTCCATTTGGGTCAAATTTGGGTCAAATTTGGTTCAATTTTCATGGGAAACTGTTCTTGTGTGTTTAACTTTGGTTAGCTCTCCATCTGGATAAACGTAAACATCTCTCCACTGTTTCACTAACGTTAGCAATTAGCATCcattgtatgtatgtgtatcatTGTTGCCACTGTGATGTTGTTACAGTACAAATAACATGTtgcttttcattgtgtttgtggacaTGTTTTGAATGTAGACTACAGTATGAAACGGAGGCAGGGAGATATCTCAGATTACTTCACAAAGAAGAAAATTAGCAGGCAGAGTGCAGATGAGTCCAGCTACACAGGCCAACATCTCCAGGGCCAGACCAGCCATCAGGGACCTCCACGTGAAAATTCATGTATTAGGGTaatgctttaaaatgtgtaatgtgGTGTTCTGCACAATTTTACAATTATTCAGTGAATGAAGCAATTTAAATACCTCCTTTTAATCACAGTCACTTTAATGACTAAACTGGCACTATGCACTaagtgttgactgtgtcaatcAATACTCTAGATGCACAAAGGAGAGGCCTGACcctggtgatgatgatgctgagtcAGATAACAGCTACATCAGCTCCAGCAGCTACAGCACCAACAGGAACTGCCCAGTTCAAACTACTTTTGCCACACCCAAAGGTCTCCATGGTAGAAGTAGAATATTTATTATCACCAGCAATATGTGAATTACTCTTCTGTATTACTTGCCTGTTGAAATGTAGGAGGAAGATATTCCAAACACTTAACTGTACCAGTTTGATATGATCAGTTtgttcaatttcaaatcaatttattcagtctcaatattctgaagcagtgacttccTTGCAcatatccatcggttctccacattaaaattaagtttcagacaaagacaaacgattatatatgtttattgactacaTAATTTGGGATAAattaaatgacaattttagatgaacaacagataacagaaaaggtaaagactgtaataagcaaagtaGTAAAATGatgtgaccgtcggcagatggtaaagtcaaagggtcgggtttttatattaaatattacgggagtaatttttaatactaacaAGACCATAATCTCTTAAATTCATAAGATAGAAtgtagaacttagacagaagtcagaacctagacagaagtcggaactttagacagaagtcataACTTTAGACCCCAACTTGTTCTCacgtgtggatccagctgtatgaagacattcagcctgttttgtctgggagtcaggaggtccTGAAGCTTGGTTTCCTTGAGAATTCTGGGTTGGACTATGGCACGGCGTGTCGAtccaatagccagagggaaggccagtactctgttgaggaactcttggtccgcattgggagcgctgggggcagagtcggtctaggctgggagcacacaaagtctcttttgttggagactccttgcaaggcttctgaagcagacaatgactgcaaCATTCTTCACCAagtgatcacagtcttgaaaaagactttttttttcgttgtttcaagtggtggttcttaagttctgattcttcaactaattcaacttcttctggatcaggcggtgatactttaacggtATATTAAAAtcgaaaagaaaagaattttgttctattaaaaacttgga containing:
- the LOC115590259 gene encoding tripartite motif-containing protein 16-like codes for the protein MAHQGNRVDELKFSCSICLDLLKDPVIIPCGHNYCMKCIKDTWGEEDQEKTHSCPQCRRSFTPRPELLKNTMLAELVEELKKTGLQAAPADLCYAGAEDVACDDCTGRKLRAAKSCLQCVASYCEQHLQHHFESAALKKHKLVEPSKKLQENICSRHDEVMKIFCRTDQKCICIVCSMDDHKGHDTVSAATERAEKQKQLAQSRQNVQQRIQDREKDVKELQQEVESTNRSADEAVEHSEKIFTQLIRLVETRRSDVKQRIRSQQELDVSLAKECQEKLNQEITELKKKDAELEKFSLTEDHTQFLHSYPSLSTLTESTISPRPNIDRLQAFKDVTAALTAVRDLMQLVLREKLRLRAEFLQYSRQITLDPKTAHSCLVFSEENRKAKVDDENTLYLRHPDRFTPYPQVLSKEGLTGRCYWEVEMKKSESVRVAVAYKSVDRSGTLGYNKKSWALRCHGSYIFYHDSQGTSISGPVSSRIGVFLDHSAGISVLLQRLIRHHETPPQSPDHIH